TAATTAATGTTGATCCTCAGCATCAGCAAGAATATCGCGAAAACTACCTGAAGTTCTCTAAAAAGATCAATCAAATTGATGATGCTCTCATTGCTATCACGGCAAAGATCCCTGCAGCGCACAATCAATTTATGACTTACCACCCAGCGTGGGGTTACTTCGCGACAGATTACGGTTTACGTCAGCTTCCTATCCAAGATGAAGGTAAAGAAGCCAGTGCTCAACGTCTAAAATCACTGATTGATACAGCAAAGAAACAGCACATTAAAGTTATCTTTATTGAGCCGCAATTCTCGAAAGAACAAGCAAAAGTTATTGCGAATGCAATTGGCGGCAAAGTGGTAGCAATTAACCCACTTGCAGAAGATTGGGGTAATAACTTGCTAACTGTTGCGAACGCGTTTGAATCTAACGTGAATCACTAAGAGTTAAAAAATGAAAAAGATTGTGGATGTACAGAATGTCAGTTTTGCTTATAAGAACCATCAAGCATTAATTGATATAAACTTCGAGCTTTACGAAGGTCAACGTTGTGCATTACTTGGACCCAATGGCGGTGGTAAAACGACATTAGTCAAACTACTACTGGGTATATTATCGGGTTATCAGGGCAATCTAGCACTGTTTGGCGACCATCCCGGTCGCCATCCAGCGCTTATTGGGTATGTTCCTCAACAATATAAATTGAATCCAATATTACCTGTCACAGTAAAAGATGTTGTATTAATGGGGGCAAATGCTGCGCAGCTAAAAGATAAGAAATTGCTGTCAGCCTTATTAACTCAAGCATTACAACAAATGCATATCGAGCATATAGAAAATACGCTGTTTAAAGATCTTTCAGGCGGACAGCGTCAACGTGTGTTAGTAGCTAGAGCGTTAATAGCTCAACCTAAGTTATTAATACTTGATGAGCCAACCAGTAATGTTGATCCAAGCATGACGGCACAGTTTTTTGCCTTGCTATCAGCGCTGCCCAAAGATGTTGCGGTATTGGTGGTGAGTCATGACATGAGTATTTTAGAGTATCAGATTGATGTGATTTTAGGGCTAAACCAAACCATGAAAGTGCAGCAGAGTAAGGCATTAACGTCTGATATGTTGCAACACTTATACGGCGTGAACAGTCATTTTATTAAAGATCTTGTTCAGCAAACCACATCCAATAACGAACCAAGTCCTGCTTTAGTATGATCGAGCTCTTACAATATAACTTTATTCAACATGCATTAATTGCAGCTGTGCTTGTTAGCATTGTTGCCGGCATTATTGGCGTATTAGTCGTAACCAATCGATTAGTATTTCTCTCTGGGGGTATTGTTCACACGGCATACGGCGGTGTGGGGCTAGCTTTCTATGCAGGTACCGCGGTAATGCCAACAACCTTGGTATTTACTTCGATTAATGCTTTGTTATTAGGAGCGCTAAGTCAGCGTAAACTAGAGCAGTTAGATATTTTTATCGGGCTAATTTGGTCGTTAGGTATGGCAATCGGCATCATCTTAATGGCGTTAACGCCGGGATATGGGGCAGATTTAAGCAGTTACCTGTTTGGTAGCATTCTCACCGTTCCAGTATCGACGTTATACCTGATGGGGGGCAGTGTCCTGATCATTGGTGCCTACACGATTTATAACTATCGTTCGCTAGTCTTGATGTCGTTTGATGCTGATTTTGCGCAGAGTAAAGGCGTTAAAGTAAAACGCATGTACTTATCATTATTAGTGCTGGTGGCAATTGCTAGCGTGATCTTAGTGAAAGTGGTGGGTATTGTACTGGTTATGGCGCTGCTAACTATGCCTGCGTATATGGCGGCTCAATATACAAAATCCATGTTATCCATGATGTGCCACAGTATTTTATGGTGTCTTGGCTTTACGTTAACGGGGTTGATTTTCTCTTACCAGATGAATCTACCGTCAGGGGCAACCATTGTTGTTACCGCGTCTATTTGTTTAGCGTTGCAACTGGGGCTTAGAGAAATCCTGAAATTCTTCAAAAAAGGCGCTGTTCAAGTCGCTTAATGGTATAGCAAGTAGAAGCGCCCCTTCTACTTGCTACCTACTTCTATCTAGTGACGACTCTCTTCCTGTTATTCCCACGCTACCAACACTTTTTACATCCGTTGGTAGGCAGATTTTCTGCGTAATTGCACTGTAAATGTTACAAAGTGTAACGAGTAAATATTCGCAATTAGTATTACGTTATTGTTTTTAATTTCTTCAAGTTATTAGTCATCTGCTGATTTGATCTTCTTCGCGTCAAAAAAGTATCGTTGGTTATCAAAAAACAATATTTTTCTGAAAGCAGGTCTAAACTTTGAACGTTGCTCTATATTGGGTGCGCCAAATAAATAACGATAGCTATGTCACAAATTTGAACCAATCAAAGACCGCTTCCGCGTGCCGTAATAACTTTCTGTTACATCTCGAAAAGTTGAAATTATACAAGCTCCGTTATGCTCCACGCATCTTAGGCGCTCTTATTGAAGTAAACGCCTATCCAATGTCGATTTATGAGTAATAAAATGAAAAAAACATCTCTATTTGCATTGAGTGCAGTGGCACTGTCTTGCGCAATTAGCTTTACCGCTCACGCTGGTGACAAAATGGTTAACCCTGAAGGCGGGGTTGTTGTGGGTTACTGGCATAACTGGGCTGACGGCCAAGGTTATAAAATGGGTAATGCACCTGCGATGTCACTAAAAGACATTAACCCAATGTATAACGTGGTTGATGTTTCTTTCATGAAAGTTTACGACGTGGCTGAAGGCCGTATTCCGACGTTTCATTTAGATGCGGAAACGGGTTTAACAGAGCAGCAATTCATCGACCAAATTAAAGAGCTTAACGATCAAGGTCGCTCTGTGCTTATCGCACTAGGTGGCGCTGATGCGCACGTTGAAATGAAAACAGGCGACGAGCAAGCATTCGCTGATGAAATCATTCGTTTAACGGATCTATACGGTTTCGATGGTTTAGATATCGACCTTGAGCAAGCAGCGATTGATGCGGCTGATAACCAAACAGTTATTCCAGCGGCACTACGTATGGTTAAAGATCACTACCGTGCACAAGGTAAAAACTTCCTTATTACCATGGCACCAGAGTTCCCGTACCTAACAGAATCTGGTAAATACATTCCTTACATCACAGGTCTTGAAGGTTACTACGACTGGATCAACCCGCAGTTTTATAACCAAGGTGGTGACGGCGTTTACGTTGAAGGCATTGGCTGGATTGCACAAAGTAAAGATGAGCTAAAAGAAGAGTTCATTTACTACATGTCGGATTCATTAATCAACGGTACTCGAGGTTTCACTAAGATCCCACACGACAAACTTGTATTTGGTATTCCAACTAACATTGATGCCGCAGCAACAGGTTACGTGCAAGATCCACAAGATTTGTTTAATGCATTCAAACGCCTTGAAGCACAATCTCAGCCACTACGTGGGGTAATGACATGGTCTATCAACTGGGATATCGGTACTAACGCTGCAGGTCAAGCGTACAACAGCAGCTTTATTAACACTTATGGCCCATTCATTCACAGCCAAGTACCACCTGTTGTTCAACCGGGTAAACCTGTGATCATGGGTGTAACGGATGCTCGCGTTCAGCACCGCACAAACTTTGATGCAATGGCTGGCGTAACAGCAACAGACAAAGAAGACGGCACATTAACATCTGCAATTAACGTATCAGGCTCGGTAGATACACAACGTGTAGGCGAGTATGTACTAACTTACTCAGTATCAGATTCAGACAACAATGAAACCGTATCACCACGTAAAGTGACCGTATTTAGCGCATTACCAACCTTCGCTGGTGTGGCAAATGCAGTTGTGAAAATTGGTGAAAACTTCGATGTAATGGCTGGCGTATCAGCATCGGATGCAGAAGATGGCGATCTAACGGCAAACATCAAAGTATCTGGCACAGTAAACACTGCGGTTGCGGGTCAATACGAACTTGTTTACTCAATCACAGACAGCGCAAACCAAACAGTAACTGTGAAGCGTACTGTGGTGGTTAACGATGGCTCTATCGTATGTACCAACCCATGGAAAGCGGATGCAACCTACGTTGAAGGTGATGTAGTTAGCCATAACGGTAAAGATTGGCAAGCTGGCTGGTGGACACAAGGTGACGAACCAGGCACAACGGGTGAGTGGGGTGTTTGGCGTGAAGCGGGCGATAGCGATTGTGGCGGCGTTGTACCACCACAACCAGAAGCGGATTTCACGGCATCTCTATCTGGCGTAAACAGTAGCTACAAGATCACTAACGGTACAGCGACACTGAACCTGTCTTACACTGCGAACAAAGCAAGTTCTGTACAGATTGATGTGATAGACGCAATGGGCTACCCAGTAAACGGCGGTAACTTCACGGCTGATTTTGCAGCTAACAGCGCAATCAAATTAGTACTTGATAACGTTTCAGAAGGTACGCACTCACTACGCATGATCGCACAGTCAAAAGGTGAGCAAGTGGAATCTCGTCACCAGTTTGTATTAGAAGAGCAAGGTACAGTTGAGCCACCAGTAACCGACGTTCCTGCTTATGAAGCGGGTAAAGCGTACCAAGCGGGCGACCAAGTATTAGGTACAGACGGTAACGTATACCAATGTAAACCATGGCCTTACACGGGTTGGTGTGCAAACGCTTCATACGCACCGGGTTCAAGCCAATACTGGGCTGACGCATGGGATAAGCTGTAAGTTTACCGATAGCTAAATAAACGAAAAGCCAGCATGTTAGTGCTGGCTTTTTGTTTTACTTTAGAGAACGTATTTAACAACGTTTGTGCGTAGTAGCTGAGTTAACTCATTATTGGACAAAAACTATTTAGACAGTTTGCCCTACTTAGGTTGGTAGGTATTAGGAAAAGTAGGGGTAAATCCTACTTAACTGGTTAGTCGGTCACTAAACTCACTTAAACCAAAACCGCTTATATTGTGAATGTTCTATGAATAAATTTCACGAATAGCATCTATTAACCCATATACAATCAAAGGATTGTCCACTCGTGCTTCTGGATGACAATACGCAATTACATATTTCTTGGGAGCTCTTTCACACCACCAAACTCCACGATTGGTTCTTTTCCATTCAAACTCACAAAAACCTGCAATACCTTTAAAAAGGTCACCTGTGCCGCCACATATTGTGATATCAGGGTTATAAAGCAAAAATTGTCTTTCGATATAATTACTGTCTTCATTTGCAACTTTATTAAGAGAAGCGGTGTCAGTTGTATGTGTACCTGGTGATTTTTTTAAATTAATAGCACATATAGATTTAAGCGTAGACTTTCGTTCTTCTTCACTAATATGTTCCAAATCGTTCCAAGGTATATCACATTCAATATTTCTAATTCCGCGAACCCAACGAACAATATTATTCCATGTTTGAGGTCTAGCACCATTAGCAAGAAACTCTCTTAGATCCCAGCCTCCTCCATCTGGGTCATTAACTTCCTTTAGTACGATGCAAATTTTAATATCAGAATTTAATTAATCCTGTTCAGACACCAAACCATCTGATACGAAACCTTTTCTATTTTCTTTTCACTCAATAAAGAGATTATTTTCTTTATCAGTTATCGACATACAATTCCTTTAAACAGTATGTTATTAATTTCAGCTATTGTGACCGACTCAAAACTGGACAAAGACGAGTTAGCAGATAAGCTAACTCGTATATGGACAGAAGTGTGTTAGCACTCAACTCTATTTGAGCTGGTAGGTATTAGGAAAAGTAATAATAAATTAGTTAAGAGTTAAACTTCACATCACTTTTTATTTAGATGCTCGTGGACGATAATCATTTCAATGGGATTAAGTGGTCGTGTGGAGCTCACTTTATTACCATTAGATGTAACAACGCCACTGTCGATAAGAAGATTTAATATATAGTTTTTATCCTCTTTTTTCAT
This genomic window from Photobacterium angustum contains:
- a CDS encoding metal ABC transporter ATP-binding protein, with amino-acid sequence MKKIVDVQNVSFAYKNHQALIDINFELYEGQRCALLGPNGGGKTTLVKLLLGILSGYQGNLALFGDHPGRHPALIGYVPQQYKLNPILPVTVKDVVLMGANAAQLKDKKLLSALLTQALQQMHIEHIENTLFKDLSGGQRQRVLVARALIAQPKLLILDEPTSNVDPSMTAQFFALLSALPKDVAVLVVSHDMSILEYQIDVILGLNQTMKVQQSKALTSDMLQHLYGVNSHFIKDLVQQTTSNNEPSPALV
- a CDS encoding metal ABC transporter permease — its product is MIELLQYNFIQHALIAAVLVSIVAGIIGVLVVTNRLVFLSGGIVHTAYGGVGLAFYAGTAVMPTTLVFTSINALLLGALSQRKLEQLDIFIGLIWSLGMAIGIILMALTPGYGADLSSYLFGSILTVPVSTLYLMGGSVLIIGAYTIYNYRSLVLMSFDADFAQSKGVKVKRMYLSLLVLVAIASVILVKVVGIVLVMALLTMPAYMAAQYTKSMLSMMCHSILWCLGFTLTGLIFSYQMNLPSGATIVVTASICLALQLGLREILKFFKKGAVQVA
- a CDS encoding immunoglobulin-like domain-containing protein — encoded protein: MKKTSLFALSAVALSCAISFTAHAGDKMVNPEGGVVVGYWHNWADGQGYKMGNAPAMSLKDINPMYNVVDVSFMKVYDVAEGRIPTFHLDAETGLTEQQFIDQIKELNDQGRSVLIALGGADAHVEMKTGDEQAFADEIIRLTDLYGFDGLDIDLEQAAIDAADNQTVIPAALRMVKDHYRAQGKNFLITMAPEFPYLTESGKYIPYITGLEGYYDWINPQFYNQGGDGVYVEGIGWIAQSKDELKEEFIYYMSDSLINGTRGFTKIPHDKLVFGIPTNIDAAATGYVQDPQDLFNAFKRLEAQSQPLRGVMTWSINWDIGTNAAGQAYNSSFINTYGPFIHSQVPPVVQPGKPVIMGVTDARVQHRTNFDAMAGVTATDKEDGTLTSAINVSGSVDTQRVGEYVLTYSVSDSDNNETVSPRKVTVFSALPTFAGVANAVVKIGENFDVMAGVSASDAEDGDLTANIKVSGTVNTAVAGQYELVYSITDSANQTVTVKRTVVVNDGSIVCTNPWKADATYVEGDVVSHNGKDWQAGWWTQGDEPGTTGEWGVWREAGDSDCGGVVPPQPEADFTASLSGVNSSYKITNGTATLNLSYTANKASSVQIDVIDAMGYPVNGGNFTADFAANSAIKLVLDNVSEGTHSLRMIAQSKGEQVESRHQFVLEEQGTVEPPVTDVPAYEAGKAYQAGDQVLGTDGNVYQCKPWPYTGWCANASYAPGSSQYWADAWDKL